The following coding sequences are from one Saprospiraceae bacterium window:
- a CDS encoding lipoprotein signal peptidase, giving the protein MDNRKLGLLSLIVVLSILVMDQVLKIWVKTHMEQGEEFLMFGQQWARIHFVENEGMAFGLSLGAFWGKLALSTFRVVAVGFIIYILLQLIKAKERNGLIIAFSMILAGAIGNILDSAFYGLIFSNSPYHGGLATFLPEEGGYAPFMMGKVVDMFYFPMFHFTLPNWSPIWPSEPFEFFSPVFNLADSSIFCGICLFLIFYQGSSKEKALGSDKNIQAVEEFH; this is encoded by the coding sequence ATGGACAATCGTAAACTCGGACTTCTTTCATTGATCGTAGTATTGTCGATCTTAGTTATGGATCAGGTTTTAAAGATCTGGGTTAAGACACATATGGAGCAGGGAGAGGAGTTTCTCATGTTCGGACAGCAGTGGGCCAGAATCCACTTTGTAGAGAACGAAGGAATGGCATTTGGGCTTAGCCTGGGAGCATTTTGGGGCAAGCTTGCTCTGAGTACGTTCCGGGTCGTCGCCGTTGGTTTCATCATTTATATATTATTGCAACTCATCAAAGCGAAAGAGCGAAACGGATTGATTATTGCTTTCTCTATGATTCTAGCAGGTGCTATTGGAAACATCCTCGATAGCGCTTTTTATGGATTAATCTTTTCAAATTCACCTTATCATGGAGGCTTGGCTACTTTTTTACCTGAGGAAGGAGGATATGCCCCTTTTATGATGGGCAAAGTAGTGGATATGTTCTATTTTCCAATGTTTCATTTTACCTTGCCGAATTGGAGTCCTATTTGGCCAAGTGAACCGTTTGAATTTTTTAGCCCTGTGTTTAACCTGGCAGACTCGTCTATTTTCTGTGGAATTTGTCTTTTTTTGATCTTTTATCAGGGTAGCTCAAAGGAAAAGGCCCTTGGATCTGATAAGAATATACAGGCAGTTGAAGAGTTTCATTAG
- a CDS encoding alpha/beta fold hydrolase, whose translation MIILHGFLGCLDNWQSVAKSLSDQYQVFVPDLPNHGRSPHSNQFNFKILAEEISAFIRSHMDVPINAIGHSMGGKILLEIVNSQPEIFQKMVIADIGTKSYPPEQSAMMVDLLQMPISQFKSRSEAVDYLTNLGYNASFVLFLMKNLDRSDQQEFKWKANIPVLTENYFEILKSVEPSKPIHIPILFVRGSESHYITSGDQVQLEVQYQKALFHTIDHAGHWVHADQPDEFVRTVRDFFNSHN comes from the coding sequence GTGATCATATTACATGGATTTCTGGGTTGTTTGGACAACTGGCAAAGCGTGGCAAAATCTCTTAGCGATCAATATCAGGTTTTTGTACCGGATTTACCAAATCATGGAAGATCTCCACATTCAAATCAATTCAATTTTAAGATTTTAGCCGAGGAAATATCTGCCTTCATCCGAAGTCATATGGATGTTCCGATAAACGCTATTGGTCACTCAATGGGTGGAAAGATTTTATTGGAGATAGTAAATTCTCAGCCAGAGATCTTTCAAAAAATGGTCATTGCTGATATTGGCACAAAAAGCTATCCACCTGAACAATCAGCAATGATGGTTGACCTGCTTCAAATGCCAATCTCACAATTTAAATCCAGATCAGAAGCTGTAGATTATCTCACCAATCTTGGTTATAACGCTTCATTCGTACTCTTCCTGATGAAAAATCTGGATAGAAGTGATCAGCAGGAATTTAAATGGAAAGCAAATATTCCGGTTCTAACCGAGAATTATTTTGAGATTCTCAAGTCAGTAGAACCGTCCAAGCCAATTCATATCCCAATCCTCTTTGTAAGAGGTTCTGAATCCCATTATATCACAAGCGGAGATCAGGTTCAATTGGAAGTACAATATCAAAAAGCTCTCTTTCATACGATCGACCATGCAGGCCACTGGGTACATGCAGATCAACCCGATGAGTTCGTTAGAACCGTAAGAGATTTTTTTAATTCACATAACTAA
- a CDS encoding S41 family peptidase: protein MSKKFFILLSTVFLLIGASSFYYDKYFEITKNIEIFANVYKEINNNFVDETNPSKLMKVGIDAMLASLDPFTNYISEAQIENYRLTVEGKYNGIGAKAKKMGDHLTITEVFKDYPAYKAGLRAGDQILKVNNQDAKGKDSEDLNHIMRGIPKSEVDVEILRPGSSQSQKFTIIRDEVNIPNVPYSSILRDSIAYISLTTFTDNAGKNVQDALRKLKAENANIKGVILDLRDNGGGLLHEAVNVCNTFVPAGQTIATTRSKQKEKDMTYKTQMNPVDESMPVAVLINKNSASASEIVSGTLQDLDRAVILGQISYGKGLVQNTRDVGYNAIVKLTIAKYYIPSGRCIQSVKYENGEVVHLPDSLRTLFKTKNGRPVYDGGGIKPDIEVPEANFPEIVQKIVDQDFIFNYVTHYLLKNSAPEKPENFEFNQFNDFVDYLKQNKFDDKSDAESKWADFEKELKKSGQSSMITQTQTIKNNLDQLQWLQIQDNKDLISNLIEEEIASRTGYESGRYAKRLGQDKLVAEAISTLLSNEKMKSILHTP from the coding sequence ATGTCAAAGAAATTTTTCATCCTACTCAGCACTGTTTTTTTGTTGATCGGAGCCAGTTCATTTTATTACGACAAATATTTTGAAATAACAAAAAATATTGAAATATTTGCTAATGTTTATAAGGAAATAAACAATAATTTTGTAGACGAAACCAATCCTTCGAAATTAATGAAAGTAGGGATTGATGCGATGCTTGCCTCACTTGATCCTTTTACGAATTATATTTCCGAAGCCCAAATAGAAAACTATCGTCTGACAGTAGAAGGAAAGTACAACGGCATAGGTGCCAAGGCTAAAAAAATGGGAGATCACCTGACTATCACAGAAGTGTTCAAAGACTACCCGGCATACAAAGCAGGTTTAAGGGCAGGAGATCAAATTTTGAAAGTCAACAATCAAGACGCAAAAGGCAAAGATAGCGAGGATCTCAACCATATCATGAGAGGTATTCCCAAATCAGAAGTTGATGTGGAAATACTCAGACCAGGTTCAAGTCAATCTCAAAAATTTACTATCATCAGAGATGAAGTTAACATACCAAATGTGCCTTACTCATCTATACTGAGAGATTCCATTGCTTATATCAGCTTGACCACTTTCACAGACAATGCTGGAAAAAATGTCCAAGATGCCCTGAGAAAACTAAAAGCAGAAAATGCCAATATCAAAGGAGTGATCTTAGACCTGAGAGACAATGGTGGCGGCCTTTTGCATGAAGCCGTAAATGTATGTAATACTTTTGTTCCTGCCGGACAAACAATTGCCACCACGAGGTCAAAACAAAAGGAAAAGGACATGACTTACAAAACCCAAATGAATCCAGTGGACGAAAGTATGCCCGTTGCAGTTCTGATCAATAAAAACTCTGCATCCGCTTCAGAAATCGTAAGCGGCACCTTACAGGATTTAGACAGAGCAGTCATTTTAGGACAAATTTCATATGGGAAAGGACTTGTGCAAAATACTCGTGATGTAGGGTATAATGCAATTGTTAAATTGACCATAGCTAAATATTACATACCCTCAGGTAGATGCATCCAAAGTGTGAAATATGAAAATGGAGAAGTCGTACATCTGCCGGATTCGTTGAGGACGCTCTTCAAAACGAAAAATGGAAGACCTGTATACGATGGAGGAGGAATTAAACCCGATATAGAAGTTCCAGAAGCAAATTTTCCTGAAATCGTACAAAAGATTGTAGATCAAGATTTTATATTCAATTATGTCACTCATTATTTACTGAAGAATTCCGCACCGGAAAAACCTGAAAACTTTGAATTCAACCAGTTTAACGATTTTGTGGACTACTTGAAACAGAACAAATTCGATGATAAGTCAGACGCCGAATCCAAATGGGCTGATTTTGAAAAAGAACTCAAGAAATCAGGACAATCATCAATGATAACACAAACTCAGACCATTAAAAATAATTTGGACCAGCTACAATGGCTACAAATTCAAGACAATAAAGATTTGATTTCCAATCTGATAGAAGAAGAGATTGCTTCTCGAACCGGTTATGAATCAGGAAGGTATGCAAAGAGACTTGGACAGGATAAATTGGTTGCTGAAGCCATCAGCACCCTGCTGTCCAATGAAAAAATGAAATCCATTCTTCATACTCCATGA
- the uvrB gene encoding excinuclease ABC subunit UvrB: MSFLLESTYKPAGDQPEAIHQLCSGIVEGEKSQVLLGVTGSGKTFTMANVIAKTNRPTLILTHNKTLTAQLYGEFKEFFPNNAVEYFVSYYDYYQPEAYISVTDTFIEKDLQINEEVDKLRLKATSSLLSGRRDIIIVATVSCIYGMGNPEDYKQGIIRIQKGQTLSRNGFLYRLVDSLYNRTETEWTRGTFRVRGDTVDIFLPYVDYGYRIRFFGDEIEEIEQLETPSGKRISSLDFAAIFPANLYVAPKDRLKSILYSIEDELSSQVKYFEQEMKYSEAKRIEERVQFDLEMIRELGYCSGIENYSRFFDGRVPGTRPFCLLDYFPDDYLMFIDESHVTLPQIRGMWGGDRARKLNLVQFGFRLPSALDNRPLNFDEFNGLINQVVYVSATPGEYELSETEGVVAEQVVRPTGLLDPPIEIRPSLHQIDDLLEEIQKRKDKGERILVTTLTKRMSEELAKYFQQLAIKCKYLHSEIDTMERVEIIRDLRMGLFDVLVGVNLLREGLDMPEVSLVAILDADKEGFLRNDRSLTQTAGRAARNANGLVIFYADKVTDSMQKTIDETNRRRAKQMAYNDLHGIVPVTLSKTKEEIMQKSSILDSRARPKDYYVEKDDQSLAADPIISYMNAEQLQKLLIETDKKMRDSAKELDFISAARYRDEIAEIKKQLKQ; the protein is encoded by the coding sequence ATGTCTTTCTTACTAGAATCAACATACAAACCAGCAGGAGACCAACCCGAGGCAATCCATCAACTTTGTTCAGGGATCGTTGAAGGTGAAAAATCTCAGGTACTTCTGGGGGTCACCGGATCTGGTAAAACCTTTACCATGGCCAATGTGATTGCTAAAACCAATAGACCAACACTGATATTGACACACAATAAAACATTAACGGCTCAATTGTATGGAGAATTCAAGGAGTTTTTTCCCAATAATGCTGTTGAATACTTTGTTTCTTATTACGATTACTATCAACCGGAAGCTTATATTTCAGTGACGGACACTTTCATTGAAAAAGACCTTCAAATCAACGAAGAGGTAGACAAATTGAGGCTCAAAGCAACCTCATCACTACTTTCCGGAAGGCGGGATATCATCATCGTGGCTACTGTATCCTGCATTTATGGTATGGGCAATCCTGAAGACTATAAACAAGGCATTATTCGAATCCAAAAAGGTCAGACACTAAGTAGAAATGGATTTCTTTATAGATTGGTAGATAGTTTGTACAATCGGACAGAAACTGAGTGGACCCGAGGGACATTCAGAGTGCGTGGAGACACAGTGGATATTTTTCTGCCCTATGTGGATTATGGATATCGAATCAGGTTCTTTGGTGATGAAATTGAAGAAATAGAGCAATTAGAAACACCTTCAGGCAAGAGGATCTCCAGCCTGGATTTTGCTGCTATTTTCCCAGCAAACCTGTATGTCGCACCAAAAGACCGTTTGAAGTCAATATTATATAGTATTGAAGATGAGCTTAGTTCACAAGTGAAGTATTTTGAACAAGAGATGAAATACAGTGAGGCTAAACGTATCGAAGAAAGAGTCCAATTTGATCTTGAGATGATTCGCGAACTAGGATATTGCAGCGGAATTGAGAATTACTCGCGCTTTTTTGATGGGAGGGTGCCTGGAACCAGACCCTTTTGCCTGTTAGACTATTTTCCTGATGATTATCTCATGTTTATCGATGAAAGCCATGTTACCTTACCTCAGATAAGAGGGATGTGGGGAGGTGATCGAGCCAGAAAACTCAACCTGGTCCAATTTGGCTTCAGATTGCCATCAGCTTTAGATAACAGACCTCTGAATTTTGATGAATTCAATGGTTTAATAAATCAGGTAGTGTATGTCAGTGCAACACCCGGAGAATATGAATTATCCGAGACAGAAGGTGTGGTAGCAGAACAAGTTGTCAGGCCGACAGGTTTACTTGATCCTCCGATTGAAATTCGCCCATCGCTGCATCAGATTGATGACTTACTGGAAGAAATTCAAAAGAGAAAAGACAAAGGAGAAAGGATACTGGTCACCACTTTGACGAAGAGGATGTCAGAGGAACTGGCAAAGTATTTTCAGCAACTGGCTATCAAATGTAAATACCTGCATTCAGAAATTGATACTATGGAGCGGGTCGAAATCATCAGAGACCTAAGAATGGGTTTGTTTGATGTTCTAGTGGGTGTCAACCTGTTGCGTGAAGGTTTGGATATGCCCGAGGTTTCATTGGTTGCAATTCTGGATGCTGATAAAGAGGGATTTTTGAGAAATGACCGGTCACTAACGCAGACTGCAGGGCGGGCGGCAAGGAACGCGAATGGATTGGTTATCTTTTATGCAGACAAAGTCACAGATTCAATGCAAAAAACCATCGATGAGACCAACAGGCGACGTGCCAAACAAATGGCATATAATGATTTGCATGGTATTGTGCCTGTTACACTGAGTAAGACCAAAGAAGAAATCATGCAGAAAAGCAGTATTCTGGATTCAAGAGCCAGACCGAAGGATTACTATGTCGAAAAAGATGATCAATCGCTTGCTGCTGATCCTATAATCAGCTATATGAATGCTGAACAATTGCAGAAATTACTCATCGAGACAGACAAAAAGATGAGAGATTCAGCAAAAGAGCTTGATTTTATTTCTGCGGCAAGATATCGCGACGAGATTGCTGAGATCAAAAAACAACTCAAGCAGTAA
- the tsaB gene encoding tRNA (adenosine(37)-N6)-threonylcarbamoyltransferase complex dimerization subunit type 1 TsaB: MSFLNPQTTSQPPILAIETATDYCSMALCNRDGIWFNKEELKADPVRVLSDWLDRLTAEADLGLADLKAIAVSIGPGSFTGLRAGISFAKGLSYGLDIPILGISSLEGIALGMRMINADFDYYLPMIDARRDEVYMAVYDRDGKSLKKAFSHDFSLTVEIPDLESGAKLALGGSGAAKTEIFLKNYETTLSEIVSHASYIGIIGKKRYETKIWDDRSTLAPDYIKEPNITTAKVKIYKTLN; the protein is encoded by the coding sequence ATGAGCTTTTTGAATCCTCAGACAACATCCCAACCGCCTATTTTAGCTATTGAGACTGCCACCGATTACTGCTCAATGGCATTGTGCAATAGAGATGGTATTTGGTTCAATAAAGAGGAATTGAAGGCTGACCCTGTACGTGTTTTGTCTGACTGGCTAGATAGACTAACAGCTGAGGCTGACCTTGGACTAGCTGATCTCAAAGCGATTGCAGTATCCATCGGTCCTGGTTCTTTTACCGGACTTAGAGCGGGAATCTCCTTTGCAAAAGGTCTTAGCTATGGATTGGATATCCCTATCTTGGGTATTTCATCATTGGAAGGTATCGCACTAGGAATGCGGATGATCAATGCCGATTTTGACTATTATTTACCGATGATAGATGCCAGAAGAGACGAGGTTTATATGGCTGTTTACGATAGAGACGGTAAAAGCCTCAAAAAAGCTTTCAGCCATGACTTTTCCCTCACAGTCGAGATTCCTGATCTGGAAAGTGGAGCAAAGCTTGCTTTGGGCGGAAGCGGGGCAGCGAAAACTGAGATTTTTTTGAAAAATTATGAAACCACTTTGAGCGAAATCGTTTCACACGCCAGCTATATAGGAATCATAGGCAAAAAGAGGTATGAGACAAAAATTTGGGACGACAGATCGACTTTAGCACCTGATTATATTAAAGAACCTAACATTACAACAGCAAAAGTTAAAATATATAAAACATTGAACTAA
- a CDS encoding helix-turn-helix transcriptional regulator has protein sequence MRKAKVIFNPVKLDYSCELMRALAHPLRLKILEFIDKNGMVNVNMIYHSLEIEQSVTSQHLSILRLAGVIQTEKLGKFVHCKINYSCVEKAQIAVRNFLSKKEKA, from the coding sequence ATGAGGAAAGCTAAGGTCATTTTCAATCCGGTCAAGCTCGATTATTCATGCGAGCTAATGCGAGCTCTGGCTCATCCACTCCGCCTAAAAATTCTGGAGTTTATCGACAAAAATGGTATGGTAAATGTCAATATGATATACCACTCCCTTGAAATCGAACAATCTGTAACCTCCCAGCATCTCAGTATACTGAGGCTTGCAGGAGTTATACAGACAGAAAAATTAGGCAAGTTTGTCCACTGTAAAATCAATTACAGTTGTGTAGAAAAGGCGCAGATCGCTGTAAGAAATTTTCTGAGTAAAAAAGAAAAAGCCTGA
- a CDS encoding YqaE/Pmp3 family membrane protein — MKNFSNLLSLSALCLFVAVLAIGIPNESFAAYPGKKTVKTELQSASITAGQTITVTDPNILYGKQSLPLEAQGGSDDKVLLIVLALLLPPLAVYMYYDEWNGQCWLNLILTLLCGIPGVIHALITVIK, encoded by the coding sequence ATGAAAAACTTTTCAAACCTACTTTCTCTAAGTGCACTTTGCTTATTTGTGGCTGTTCTAGCCATAGGTATTCCGAATGAGTCTTTTGCCGCTTATCCTGGTAAGAAGACTGTCAAAACAGAATTACAGTCTGCATCCATTACTGCCGGACAAACTATTACGGTCACGGACCCTAACATTTTGTACGGAAAACAATCCCTACCTCTTGAGGCTCAGGGCGGATCAGATGATAAAGTTCTTTTGATCGTTTTAGCTCTGTTACTTCCGCCATTGGCTGTATACATGTATTATGACGAGTGGAATGGACAGTGTTGGTTAAACCTTATTTTGACTCTGCTTTGTGGAATACCAGGCGTAATTCACGCTTTGATTACAGTAATCAAGTAA
- a CDS encoding helix-turn-helix transcriptional regulator: protein MRNKKNETITLKKGGKDIQLDYADLRKAVLVLRAVNHKLRQRVIDLLEENDTMTVTDIYIKLRLEQSVASQHLAILRRAGVVATERQGKFIYYSLDRDRLNQISKLVEELAG, encoded by the coding sequence ATGAGGAACAAAAAAAACGAAACGATTACGCTGAAGAAGGGGGGCAAGGATATACAGCTCGACTATGCCGATTTAAGAAAGGCTGTGTTGGTTCTCCGCGCTGTCAATCACAAGCTGCGCCAGCGCGTCATTGACCTTTTGGAGGAAAATGACACGATGACTGTCACTGACATTTACATTAAGTTGAGGTTAGAGCAATCCGTTGCATCTCAGCATCTGGCAATTTTGAGACGCGCAGGAGTGGTTGCTACAGAGCGCCAAGGAAAATTCATCTATTACTCACTGGATCGTGATCGTTTGAACCAAATTTCCAAACTCGTGGAAGAACTCGCTGGCTAA
- a CDS encoding DUF4292 domain-containing protein, producing MKVSRFIFGMVVLSIFFMGCGSSRKMNNPSTVEKKEIKGLDAIIEKLQSRNDFGYFTTKGELQGTTRIGDQSASFIIQCKQDSMMIISVRKLGFEVFRAKITPDSAILLDRINQEVQRFSTSDYQEKFHVPFDHYLIQDLLTSGCYLSEYLKYFVSENDLSVKLEGVSELFQTMVQVDKQDYFPLQFNYLQQGRSATWKVIEKQMENSKVLQKKCSLVIQDPEEGKMSILFVFDYWSFDRITNMKFDIPSHYKSN from the coding sequence TTGAAAGTAAGCAGATTCATTTTTGGCATGGTGGTTTTATCCATCTTTTTCATGGGTTGTGGAAGTTCTCGAAAAATGAATAATCCATCTACTGTAGAGAAGAAGGAAATCAAAGGCCTGGACGCCATTATCGAGAAATTACAATCGCGAAATGATTTTGGTTATTTTACTACAAAAGGTGAGTTACAGGGAACCACTCGCATTGGAGATCAATCTGCTTCATTTATCATTCAATGTAAACAGGATTCAATGATGATTATCTCTGTGAGGAAGTTGGGTTTTGAAGTATTTAGGGCAAAGATCACACCTGATTCGGCAATTTTACTAGATAGGATAAATCAAGAAGTACAGAGATTTTCTACCAGCGATTACCAAGAGAAGTTTCATGTCCCATTTGATCATTATTTAATTCAAGATTTATTGACCTCCGGATGCTATTTATCCGAATATTTAAAGTATTTTGTCAGTGAAAATGATTTGAGTGTAAAACTTGAAGGCGTTTCTGAGTTGTTTCAAACCATGGTTCAAGTGGATAAGCAAGATTATTTTCCTTTGCAATTTAATTATTTACAACAAGGCAGATCTGCTACCTGGAAAGTCATTGAAAAACAAATGGAAAATTCAAAAGTGCTCCAAAAGAAATGTAGTTTGGTTATCCAAGATCCCGAAGAGGGAAAAATGAGTATCTTGTTTGTTTTTGATTACTGGTCATTTGATCGTATAACCAATATGAAGTTTGATATTCCTTCCCATTACAAATCAAATTAA
- a CDS encoding peptidoglycan DD-metalloendopeptidase family protein, with product MSIRRIHWLGMVCLFGSLVVICSAFLSEVLPQGRLDEIKKSITKINQLLSDSQKEKLSLLSTIQMSRSQLDYRTELISELNKQNTHISTEIINLEKNNEKDVQKIDHLKVQLSAIWRMKWKHICAGNTSLVSGADQELSDKILKWYWINQWEQIKGQQLRQLKVTLHSYFSNKDRLQQKRDSVANMVSQLSAEKLNLASDLDKSSILMRSMVNKEADLKAELAGFKMKQEKLEAIVLKSICSNSSNEANNSAGSHRYSSEWQFPVTGGTIISRFGKTAAAPNIYTNNNGIDVQTNDPFVSVSNDAEVIQIARLPNDTYMVLTRVGEIYTVYSQLESVLVRQKEWITRGMKIGKARSNEKGAFEMHFEIWKGKTPQNPLNFVN from the coding sequence ATGAGCATTAGGAGGATCCATTGGTTGGGAATGGTTTGTTTATTCGGAAGTCTGGTTGTGATATGTTCAGCTTTTTTATCCGAAGTGCTCCCTCAAGGGAGATTGGACGAAATTAAAAAATCAATAACAAAAATAAATCAGCTTTTATCTGATTCTCAAAAGGAGAAACTTTCTTTACTCTCAACAATTCAGATGTCTAGGAGTCAACTGGATTACAGGACAGAGTTGATTTCTGAACTCAATAAGCAAAATACCCATATCTCAACGGAAATCATTAATCTGGAGAAAAACAATGAAAAGGATGTTCAGAAAATAGACCATCTGAAAGTACAACTTAGCGCGATTTGGAGAATGAAGTGGAAACATATCTGTGCAGGAAATACCTCCCTTGTTTCAGGTGCGGATCAAGAATTGAGTGACAAAATTCTGAAATGGTATTGGATAAATCAATGGGAACAAATAAAGGGGCAACAGTTAAGGCAATTGAAAGTTACTCTGCATTCCTATTTTTCGAACAAAGATAGACTACAGCAAAAAAGAGATAGTGTTGCAAACATGGTTTCTCAACTGAGCGCCGAAAAACTTAATCTCGCGTCTGATTTGGATAAAAGCAGCATTCTAATGAGAAGTATGGTGAACAAAGAAGCCGATCTAAAAGCGGAATTAGCAGGTTTTAAAATGAAGCAAGAGAAACTTGAAGCCATTGTCTTGAAATCGATATGTTCAAATAGTAGTAATGAGGCAAATAATTCAGCGGGGTCACATAGGTACTCTTCTGAATGGCAATTTCCGGTTACAGGAGGGACAATAATTTCGCGATTTGGCAAAACTGCAGCTGCTCCAAATATCTATACCAATAATAATGGGATTGACGTGCAGACGAATGATCCTTTTGTATCAGTGAGTAATGATGCGGAGGTTATTCAGATAGCTCGCTTGCCAAATGATACGTACATGGTGCTGACAAGAGTCGGTGAAATTTATACAGTGTATTCGCAGTTGGAAAGTGTCTTAGTCCGACAAAAGGAATGGATTACAAGAGGGATGAAAATTGGTAAAGCTCGATCAAATGAGAAGGGAGCTTTTGAAATGCACTTTGAAATTTGGAAAGGGAAGACACCACAAAATCCATTAAACTTTGTCAACTGA
- a CDS encoding DUF2752 domain-containing protein has translation MQEGIKRNLYWFYLGFLLIGPVVLFILPADFFDHSTIELCLSKILFDRSCIGCGITRAVMHFIHLEFDMAMQYNKLVVLVIPLILYLWGKELFKVKKYLSVS, from the coding sequence TTGCAAGAAGGTATCAAACGAAATCTTTACTGGTTTTATTTAGGCTTCCTCCTCATAGGACCAGTGGTCTTGTTTATTTTACCTGCAGATTTTTTTGACCACTCAACTATAGAGTTGTGTTTGTCAAAAATTTTATTTGACAGAAGTTGTATTGGATGTGGGATAACTCGAGCAGTGATGCATTTTATTCATCTTGAGTTCGATATGGCCATGCAATACAACAAGCTGGTGGTCTTGGTTATACCACTTATCCTCTACTTATGGGGAAAAGAGCTATTCAAAGTGAAAAAGTATTTGAGCGTGAGTTGA
- the ruvA gene encoding Holliday junction branch migration protein RuvA gives MISTVKGKIEEISPTHVILECSGIGYHIHISLNTFTSIADHREVKLYTSFIVREGGEQLLYGFWTKDERALFDMLISVSGVGPTAARLILSSLEPIAVKDALASGNVQLFQRIKGIGPKTAQRIIIDLKDKAIKESSGEALTGKLLSTDSTKRAEAISALLSLGFNRLQIDKVFQANSTVIDQAGSVEEILKFSLKKLA, from the coding sequence ATGATTAGCACTGTCAAAGGCAAAATTGAGGAAATTAGTCCGACACATGTCATCCTTGAATGTTCGGGAATTGGCTATCATATCCATATCAGCTTAAACACTTTTACTTCAATAGCGGATCATCGTGAAGTTAAGTTATATACTTCATTTATAGTCAGGGAAGGGGGAGAACAGCTGTTATATGGTTTTTGGACGAAAGATGAAAGGGCCTTATTTGATATGCTAATTTCAGTAAGTGGCGTCGGGCCAACTGCTGCAAGACTGATTTTGTCTTCGCTAGAACCAATAGCTGTCAAAGATGCTCTGGCTAGCGGAAATGTTCAACTTTTCCAAAGGATAAAAGGCATAGGTCCAAAAACAGCCCAACGAATCATCATTGATCTCAAAGACAAAGCCATCAAGGAAAGTTCCGGAGAGGCGCTTACAGGAAAATTGCTAAGCACAGATTCAACTAAGCGGGCGGAAGCCATATCCGCATTGTTGTCTTTAGGTTTTAACCGCCTTCAAATTGATAAAGTTTTTCAGGCAAACTCCACCGTGATTGATCAAGCAGGTTCTGTTGAAGAAATCCTCAAGTTTTCACTAAAAAAATTAGCCTAA